A section of the Marmota flaviventris isolate mMarFla1 chromosome 19, mMarFla1.hap1, whole genome shotgun sequence genome encodes:
- the Eif2ak1 gene encoding eukaryotic translation initiation factor 2-alpha kinase 1 isoform X3 translates to MLGGGSGAREDKAEGARAGAIASPPAIDFPAEGSDPKYDESDVPAELQVLKEPLQQPTFPFAVANQLLLVSLLEHLSHVHEPNVRRSKQVFKLLCETFIKMGLLSSFTCSDEFSSLRLHHNRAITHLMRSAKERVRQDPCEDNSYMQKIRSREIAFEAQTSRYLNEFEEIAILGKGGYGRVYKVRNKLDGQHYAIKKILIKGATKTDCMKVLREVKVLAGLQHPNIVGYHTAWIEHVHVVQPQGRVPIQLPSLEVLSDVDRDQYDVKDNESSSSSIIFAEFTSEKEKPFGECDIENQNNKLVNYTTDLVIRDSNELESSIDLQENGLADLSDRSIVKHQLPVRHNSDLEGNFTSTEESSEVNFNLLGQTEVQYHLMLHIQMQLCELSLFDWIAERNKRNQECVDEAACPYVMASVATKIFQELVEGVFYIHDMGIVHRDLKPRNIFLHGPDQQVKIGDFGLACTDIIQKNSDWTNRNGKGTPTHTSRVGTCLYASPEQLEGSEYDAKSDMYSLGVILLELFQPFGTEMERAAVLTGVRTGHIPESLSKRCPVQAKYIQHLTRRNASQRPSALQLLQSELFQTSGNVNLTLQMKIIEQEKEIEELKKQLSLLSQDRGVKDDLQT, encoded by the exons ATGCTGGGGGGCGGCTCTGGGGCCCGGGAGGACAAAGCCGAGGGCGCCCGGGCGGGAGCTATAGCCTCGCCGCCCGCTATCGACTTTCCGGCCGAGGGCTCGGATCCCAAGTATGATG aatctGATGTGCCAGCAGAACTCCAGGTGTTAAAAGAACCCCTACAACAGCCAACTTTCCCTTTTGCAGTTGCAAACCAGCTACTGCTTGTTTCTTTGCTGGAACACTTGAGTCATGTTCATGAACCAAACGTACGTCGATCAAAACAAGTGTTTAAAT TACTCTGTGAGACCTTTATCAAAATGGGGCTGCTGTCTTCTTTCACCTGCAGTGATGAGTTTAGCTCACTGAGACTACATCACAACAGAGCTATTACTCATTTAATGAGGTCTGCCAAAGAGCGAGTTCGCCAG GATCCTTGTGAGGATAATTCTTATATGCAGAAGATCAG ATCCAGGGAAATAGCCTTTGAAGCACAAACTTCACGTTACTTGAATGAATTTGAAGAAATTGCCATCTTAGGAAAAGGCGGATATGGAAGAGTATACAAG GTCAGGAATAAATTAGATGGCCAGCATTATGCAATTAAGAAAATTCTGATTAAGGGTGCAACTAAGACTGACTGCATGAAG gTACTACGGGAAGTAAAGGTGCTGGCAGGTCTTCAGCACCCTAATATTGTAGGCTATCATACTGCATGGATAGAACATGTTCATGTGGTCCAGCCCCAAG GCAGAGTTCCTATTCAGTTGCCCTCTCTCGAAGTGCTCTCTGATGTGGACAG ggaTCAATATGATGTTAAAGACAATGAAAGTAGCAGCTCGTCAATTATCTTTGCTGAGTTtacctcagaaaaagaaaaaccctttgGAGAATGTGACATCGAAAATCAGAATAACAAATTGGTGAACTACACCACAGATTTAGTTATAAGGGACAGCAATGAACTTGAGTCATCCATTGATCTCCAGGAAAATGGCTTGGCTGATTTGTCTGACAGATCGATTGTCAAACATCAGCTGCCAGTCAGGCATAATTCAGACCTGGAAGGGAATTTCACATCCACTGAAGAGTCTTCTGAAGTAAACTTTAACTTGTTGGGACAGAcagag GTGCAGTACCACCTGATGTTGCATATCCAAATGCAGCTGTGTGAACTGTCCCTGTTTGACTGGATAGCCGAGAGGAACAAGCGGAACCAAGAATGTGTGGATGAAGCTGCCT GTCCTTATGTTATGGCCAGTGTTGCAACAAAAATTTTTCAAGAATTGGTGGAAGGtgtattttacatacatgacatGGGAATTGTACACAGAGATCTGAAG cctagaaatatttttcttcatggtcCTGATCAGCAAGTTAAAATAGGAGACTTTGGCCTGGCCTGCACAGACATCATACAGAAGAATTCAGATTGGACCAATAGAAATGGGAAGG GAACACCAACACATACTTCCAGAGTGGGTACTTGTCTGTACGCCTCACCTGAGCAATTGGAAGGATCTGAGTACGATGCCAAG tCAGATATGTACAGCTTGGGTGTGATCCTGCTTGAACTCTTTCAGCCCTTTGGGACAGAAATGGAGCGAGCAGCAGTTTTAACAGGAGTAAGAACTGGTCACATACCTGAATCCCTCAGTAAAAGGTGTCCAGTACAAGCCAAGTATATCCAGCACTTAACTAGGAGGAATGCATCTCAGAGACCATCTGCTCTTCAGCTGCTGCAGAGTGAACTTTTCCAAACTTCCGGAAAT GTTAATCTCACCCTACAGATGAAGATAAtagagcaagaaaaagaaattgaagaactaaAGAAACAGCTAAGCCTTCTTTCTCAAGACAGAGGTGTTAAGGATGACCTGCAAACCTGA
- the Eif2ak1 gene encoding eukaryotic translation initiation factor 2-alpha kinase 1 isoform X1 gives MLGGGSGAREDKAEGARAGAIASPPAIDFPAEGSDPKYDESDVPAELQVLKEPLQQPTFPFAVANQLLLVSLLEHLSHVHEPNVRRSKQVFKLLCETFIKMGLLSSFTCSDEFSSLRLHHNRAITHLMRSAKERVRQDPCEDNSYMQKIRSREIAFEAQTSRYLNEFEEIAILGKGGYGRVYKVRNKLDGQHYAIKKILIKGATKTDCMKVLREVKVLAGLQHPNIVGYHTAWIEHVHVVQPQGRVPIQLPSLEVLSDVDRDQYDVKDNESSSSSIIFAEFTSEKEKPFGECDIENQNNKLVNYTTDLVIRDSNELESSIDLQENGLADLSDRSIVKHQLPVRHNSDLEGNFTSTEESSEVNFNLLGQTEVQYHLMLHIQMQLCELSLFDWIAERNKRNQECVDEAACPYVMASVATKIFQELVEGVFYIHDMGIVHRDLKKSKEWTCCVCVQPRNIFLHGPDQQVKIGDFGLACTDIIQKNSDWTNRNGKGTPTHTSRVGTCLYASPEQLEGSEYDAKSDMYSLGVILLELFQPFGTEMERAAVLTGVRTGHIPESLSKRCPVQAKYIQHLTRRNASQRPSALQLLQSELFQTSGNVNLTLQMKIIEQEKEIEELKKQLSLLSQDRGVKDDLQT, from the exons ATGCTGGGGGGCGGCTCTGGGGCCCGGGAGGACAAAGCCGAGGGCGCCCGGGCGGGAGCTATAGCCTCGCCGCCCGCTATCGACTTTCCGGCCGAGGGCTCGGATCCCAAGTATGATG aatctGATGTGCCAGCAGAACTCCAGGTGTTAAAAGAACCCCTACAACAGCCAACTTTCCCTTTTGCAGTTGCAAACCAGCTACTGCTTGTTTCTTTGCTGGAACACTTGAGTCATGTTCATGAACCAAACGTACGTCGATCAAAACAAGTGTTTAAAT TACTCTGTGAGACCTTTATCAAAATGGGGCTGCTGTCTTCTTTCACCTGCAGTGATGAGTTTAGCTCACTGAGACTACATCACAACAGAGCTATTACTCATTTAATGAGGTCTGCCAAAGAGCGAGTTCGCCAG GATCCTTGTGAGGATAATTCTTATATGCAGAAGATCAG ATCCAGGGAAATAGCCTTTGAAGCACAAACTTCACGTTACTTGAATGAATTTGAAGAAATTGCCATCTTAGGAAAAGGCGGATATGGAAGAGTATACAAG GTCAGGAATAAATTAGATGGCCAGCATTATGCAATTAAGAAAATTCTGATTAAGGGTGCAACTAAGACTGACTGCATGAAG gTACTACGGGAAGTAAAGGTGCTGGCAGGTCTTCAGCACCCTAATATTGTAGGCTATCATACTGCATGGATAGAACATGTTCATGTGGTCCAGCCCCAAG GCAGAGTTCCTATTCAGTTGCCCTCTCTCGAAGTGCTCTCTGATGTGGACAG ggaTCAATATGATGTTAAAGACAATGAAAGTAGCAGCTCGTCAATTATCTTTGCTGAGTTtacctcagaaaaagaaaaaccctttgGAGAATGTGACATCGAAAATCAGAATAACAAATTGGTGAACTACACCACAGATTTAGTTATAAGGGACAGCAATGAACTTGAGTCATCCATTGATCTCCAGGAAAATGGCTTGGCTGATTTGTCTGACAGATCGATTGTCAAACATCAGCTGCCAGTCAGGCATAATTCAGACCTGGAAGGGAATTTCACATCCACTGAAGAGTCTTCTGAAGTAAACTTTAACTTGTTGGGACAGAcagag GTGCAGTACCACCTGATGTTGCATATCCAAATGCAGCTGTGTGAACTGTCCCTGTTTGACTGGATAGCCGAGAGGAACAAGCGGAACCAAGAATGTGTGGATGAAGCTGCCT GTCCTTATGTTATGGCCAGTGTTGCAACAAAAATTTTTCAAGAATTGGTGGAAGGtgtattttacatacatgacatGGGAATTGTACACAGAGATCTGAAG aaaagtaAGGAGTGGACATGTTGTGTTTGTGTACAgcctagaaatatttttcttcatggtcCTGATCAGCAAGTTAAAATAGGAGACTTTGGCCTGGCCTGCACAGACATCATACAGAAGAATTCAGATTGGACCAATAGAAATGGGAAGG GAACACCAACACATACTTCCAGAGTGGGTACTTGTCTGTACGCCTCACCTGAGCAATTGGAAGGATCTGAGTACGATGCCAAG tCAGATATGTACAGCTTGGGTGTGATCCTGCTTGAACTCTTTCAGCCCTTTGGGACAGAAATGGAGCGAGCAGCAGTTTTAACAGGAGTAAGAACTGGTCACATACCTGAATCCCTCAGTAAAAGGTGTCCAGTACAAGCCAAGTATATCCAGCACTTAACTAGGAGGAATGCATCTCAGAGACCATCTGCTCTTCAGCTGCTGCAGAGTGAACTTTTCCAAACTTCCGGAAAT GTTAATCTCACCCTACAGATGAAGATAAtagagcaagaaaaagaaattgaagaactaaAGAAACAGCTAAGCCTTCTTTCTCAAGACAGAGGTGTTAAGGATGACCTGCAAACCTGA
- the Eif2ak1 gene encoding eukaryotic translation initiation factor 2-alpha kinase 1 isoform X2, translating to MLGGGSGAREDKAEGARAGAIASPPAIDFPAEGSDPKYDESDVPAELQVLKEPLQQPTFPFAVANQLLLVSLLEHLSHVHEPNVRRSKQVFKLLCETFIKMGLLSSFTCSDEFSSLRLHHNRAITHLMRSAKERVRQDPCEDNSYMQKIRSREIAFEAQTSRYLNEFEEIAILGKGGYGRVYKVRNKLDGQHYAIKKILIKGATKTDCMKVLREVKVLAGLQHPNIVGYHTAWIEHVHVVQPQGRVPIQLPSLEVLSDVDRDQYDVKDNESSSSSIIFAEFTSEKEKPFGECDIENQNNKLVNYTTDLVIRDSNELESSIDLQENGLADLSDRSIVKHQLPVRHNSDLEGNFTSTEESSEVNFNLLGQTEYHLMLHIQMQLCELSLFDWIAERNKRNQECVDEAACPYVMASVATKIFQELVEGVFYIHDMGIVHRDLKKSKEWTCCVCVQPRNIFLHGPDQQVKIGDFGLACTDIIQKNSDWTNRNGKGTPTHTSRVGTCLYASPEQLEGSEYDAKSDMYSLGVILLELFQPFGTEMERAAVLTGVRTGHIPESLSKRCPVQAKYIQHLTRRNASQRPSALQLLQSELFQTSGNVNLTLQMKIIEQEKEIEELKKQLSLLSQDRGVKDDLQT from the exons ATGCTGGGGGGCGGCTCTGGGGCCCGGGAGGACAAAGCCGAGGGCGCCCGGGCGGGAGCTATAGCCTCGCCGCCCGCTATCGACTTTCCGGCCGAGGGCTCGGATCCCAAGTATGATG aatctGATGTGCCAGCAGAACTCCAGGTGTTAAAAGAACCCCTACAACAGCCAACTTTCCCTTTTGCAGTTGCAAACCAGCTACTGCTTGTTTCTTTGCTGGAACACTTGAGTCATGTTCATGAACCAAACGTACGTCGATCAAAACAAGTGTTTAAAT TACTCTGTGAGACCTTTATCAAAATGGGGCTGCTGTCTTCTTTCACCTGCAGTGATGAGTTTAGCTCACTGAGACTACATCACAACAGAGCTATTACTCATTTAATGAGGTCTGCCAAAGAGCGAGTTCGCCAG GATCCTTGTGAGGATAATTCTTATATGCAGAAGATCAG ATCCAGGGAAATAGCCTTTGAAGCACAAACTTCACGTTACTTGAATGAATTTGAAGAAATTGCCATCTTAGGAAAAGGCGGATATGGAAGAGTATACAAG GTCAGGAATAAATTAGATGGCCAGCATTATGCAATTAAGAAAATTCTGATTAAGGGTGCAACTAAGACTGACTGCATGAAG gTACTACGGGAAGTAAAGGTGCTGGCAGGTCTTCAGCACCCTAATATTGTAGGCTATCATACTGCATGGATAGAACATGTTCATGTGGTCCAGCCCCAAG GCAGAGTTCCTATTCAGTTGCCCTCTCTCGAAGTGCTCTCTGATGTGGACAG ggaTCAATATGATGTTAAAGACAATGAAAGTAGCAGCTCGTCAATTATCTTTGCTGAGTTtacctcagaaaaagaaaaaccctttgGAGAATGTGACATCGAAAATCAGAATAACAAATTGGTGAACTACACCACAGATTTAGTTATAAGGGACAGCAATGAACTTGAGTCATCCATTGATCTCCAGGAAAATGGCTTGGCTGATTTGTCTGACAGATCGATTGTCAAACATCAGCTGCCAGTCAGGCATAATTCAGACCTGGAAGGGAATTTCACATCCACTGAAGAGTCTTCTGAAGTAAACTTTAACTTGTTGGGACAGAcagag TACCACCTGATGTTGCATATCCAAATGCAGCTGTGTGAACTGTCCCTGTTTGACTGGATAGCCGAGAGGAACAAGCGGAACCAAGAATGTGTGGATGAAGCTGCCT GTCCTTATGTTATGGCCAGTGTTGCAACAAAAATTTTTCAAGAATTGGTGGAAGGtgtattttacatacatgacatGGGAATTGTACACAGAGATCTGAAG aaaagtaAGGAGTGGACATGTTGTGTTTGTGTACAgcctagaaatatttttcttcatggtcCTGATCAGCAAGTTAAAATAGGAGACTTTGGCCTGGCCTGCACAGACATCATACAGAAGAATTCAGATTGGACCAATAGAAATGGGAAGG GAACACCAACACATACTTCCAGAGTGGGTACTTGTCTGTACGCCTCACCTGAGCAATTGGAAGGATCTGAGTACGATGCCAAG tCAGATATGTACAGCTTGGGTGTGATCCTGCTTGAACTCTTTCAGCCCTTTGGGACAGAAATGGAGCGAGCAGCAGTTTTAACAGGAGTAAGAACTGGTCACATACCTGAATCCCTCAGTAAAAGGTGTCCAGTACAAGCCAAGTATATCCAGCACTTAACTAGGAGGAATGCATCTCAGAGACCATCTGCTCTTCAGCTGCTGCAGAGTGAACTTTTCCAAACTTCCGGAAAT GTTAATCTCACCCTACAGATGAAGATAAtagagcaagaaaaagaaattgaagaactaaAGAAACAGCTAAGCCTTCTTTCTCAAGACAGAGGTGTTAAGGATGACCTGCAAACCTGA
- the Ankrd61 gene encoding ankyrin repeat domain-containing protein 61 encodes MGNITKKGSRNLVVDSTKSLEDSSTTALHTKLYEAIIKDDCTTIKALLRNHHVNQPLTILASSTSYRLHLSQQTQSIIPIHLAAEYHKAPSLLCLLEHGADPEVRDTRGLTALHLMLLHWPITSTTWTKPGDRIQRILTDIQNNAVLCLRILCEHGAQVNARADNSNKHSPLHLAITYGTYPVLSILAQNGAQVNAINESSMTPLHMAADVLNKEMMETLIACGANVNCAVSSTGNTALKLAVCTASSKAGRLLAAGVSCIRMLLIHGAKVNAQDHEGQTALHEACFGGREAIINLLLEFEANVNILTKNSESPIYMYLQRSSNIRDATLLARLLHHTYPLKLTNKQGILPAGIMLPEFHLLKENLINLSQKPLSLEDICKRNIRNVYGEKYKQHLKKLLPMKMWNSIYCCDDLAYLLK; translated from the exons ATGGGAAATATAACCAAGAAGGGAAGCAGAAACCTGGTAGTTGACAGTACCAAGTCACTGGAGGACAGCTCAACCACAGCACTGCACACTAAGCTTTACGAAGCCATAATCAAAGATGACTGCACTACAATCAAGGCACTTCTCAGAAACCACCATGTCAACCAGCCCCTGACTATTCTGGCCAGCTCCACCAGCTATAGATTACATCTGAGCCAG CAAACACAGTCCATTATCCCAATTCATCTGGCCGCAGAATACCACAAGGCACCAAGTTTGCTCTGTTTGTTAGAACATGGAGCTGATCCAGAAGTAAG GGACACACGCGGCCTCACAGCTCTTCACTTGATGCTACTGCATTGGCCAATCACTTCTACCACATGGACAAAACCAGGCGACAGAATCCAAAGGATCCTGACAGACATTCAGAATAATGCTGTACTGTGTCTCCGCATTTTATGTGAACATGGAGCTCAAGTTAATGCCCGGGCAGACAACAGCAACAAACATTCACCCCTCCACCTGGCCATAACATATGGAACCTACCCAGTTCTCTCCATTTTGGCCCAAAATGGTGCTCAGGTCAATGCCATTAATGAATCCAGCATGACACCCCTTCACATGGCTGCAGATGTACTGAATAAGGAAATGATGGAAACGCTCATTGCATGTGGTGCAAATGTTAACTGTGCTGTCTCTTCTACCGGGAACACAGCCCTGAAGCTGGCAGTGTGTACAGCATCAAGCAAGGCAGGCCGATTGCTAGCAGCAGGGGTTAGCTGCATCCGTATGCTGCTAATTCATGGAGCCAAAGTTAATGCCCAGGACCATGAAGGTCAAACAGCTCTCCATGAGGCATGTTTTGGAGGCAGAGAGGCAATAATCAATCTCTTGCTGGAATTTGAAGCAAATGTCAACATTTTAACAAAAAACTCAGAATCTCCAATTTATATGTACCTTCAACGCAGTTCCAACATCAGAGATGCGACACTTCTTGCCAGGCTACTTCATCACACTTACCCTTTGAAACTGACCAATAAGCAAGGTATCCTACCTGCAGGAATCATGCTACCAGAATTCCACCTCTTAAAGGAAAACCTAATAAACTTATCTCAAAAACCTTTATCCCTAGAGGATATCTGTAAAAGAAACATCAGAAACGTTTATGGTGAGAAATACAAACAACATCTGAAGAAACTTCTCCCGATGAAGATGTGGAACTCTATATACTGCTGTGATGATTTAGCTTACCTCTTGAAATAA